Below is a window of Sporichthyaceae bacterium DNA.
GGCACATCACGACCAGCACGGCCCACCGCCGGGGGGAGGCGGCTCGAGTCTCGACGAGTCCGGGCGCCTCTCGGTGGCGCCCGTGGCTCGTCCGCGTCATGGGGTGTGCAGCAGCGACGGCAGTCGCATCGCCAACCAGGGCTTGCGTCCCCAGGCACGCATCCGGCCCCGGGCAACCGCCGGCCACTGGCCGGCCCGGCCCCACATCACCAGCAGCAGCGCGCTCGGTTCGGCCCAGACGCGGCAGTCGACCGGACGGCCCGACTGCGGGTCGGTGATGTGCAGAGCCCCGTCGGCGAACACGAAGTGCCGGCGCGGCCCGCCGGCCACCTGCACCGCATAGCGGGCCCGGAAATTCCGGCCGCGGGCCTGGTCGACGAACGCGGTGGGGCCGCCGAACGACCCGGCCGCCCCGACCGCCTGCACCAGCGGGACGACGAAGTCCTCCAACGCTGCCAGCGCGGCGTCCGGGGGTACCACGAACGAGCGGCCCTCGGCGTGGGCGACGTCCCAACTGTGCACGGACATCTCGCTGATGACGTGGGCGTGCAGCGTGCGCAACGGCAGCCGGGTGCCACCCATCCACGCGAACTCGGCCTCGGCCGAGCGGCCCTCGGTGGCCGCCGCGTACTGGGCGGCCCGCGCCTCGATGCGGTCGGCCAGGTCCTTCGCGTCGCGGCTGGGTTCGGCCCGTACGTAGTCGACGGTGAGGCGGCTCAGCGCAGCGAAGTCCGCGATCTGCGGTGGTTGGTCGCCGCGCACGGTGGCCAACTCGAAATCCAGGACATGCAGCATGTGCACACCCAGCTCACCGAGGTTCCAGTCGCCGTGGGCGTGCCGGTTCGGGTCGCGCACCGCTCGCAGTTCGCGCGCCGCCGCACTCGCGGCCCGCACCACCGCCCGTTCGTCCGCGGCCATCGCATCACCTCACGCCGCACCGGGCGCACCCCGCTGCAAGGCACGCCGTCGGTCGTCCAGATCCTTGCATGCCGCCTGACGGCTCGTCAGGACCGCGCCGGACCGCCATGATGCGGTCATGGATCGGGTGCGCGTGTACCTCGACGGGCCCGTGGCCGTCGTGACGATCGACCGCCCGGAGGTCCGCAACGCGGTCGACCCGCAGACCGCTGTGGAACTCTGCGCCGCGTTCGAGCAGGTGTGGGCCGACGACGCGATCCGCGCAGCGGTGCTCACCGGCGCGGGCGGCTGTTTCTGCGCCGGTTACGACCTCGCGGCCTTCGCCGCGGCCGGACGCGACCCCGCGGTGCTGGACACGCTCGGCCCGGGCCGGGAGGGGCCGATGGGCCCGACCCGCTCGATCCCGCGCAAGCCGGTGATCGCCGCTGTCGAGGGGCACGCCGTGGCCGGGGGCCTGGAACTGGCGCTGTGGTGCGACCTGCGGGTCGCCGCCTTCGACGCGGTGTTCGGGGTGTTCTGCCGGCGCTGGGGTGTGCCGCTGATCGACGGCGGCACAGTCCGACTGCCGCGCCTGGTCGGGCTGGGGCGCGCGATGGACCTGATCCTCACCGGCCGGCCGGTGGACAGCGCGGAGGCACTGCGCATCGGACTGGCCGACCGAGTTGTCGTGCCGGGCACGACGCTGTCGGAGGCAATCGAGTTGGCCCGCACGATCGCCGCGTTCCCGCAGAACTGCATGCTCGCCGACCGGGCTTCGGCCTATGCGCAGGACGGGCTGGACGTGGCCGCGGCCCTGGCGGCCGAGGCGGCCGGCGGCCTGGCGGTGCTGCGCAGCGGGGAGAGCCGCGACGGCGCTGCCCGGTTCGCCGAGGGCGCCGGACGGCACGGATCGTTCCGATAGTGCAGAACCCTTGTCGCGTCAGGACTTGGTGGCGCTGCGCTGCTCCACCACGACCTGCCGCAGCGCGGCGAGTTCCGCGGTGACCCGGTCGACCCGGGCGCGCTCGTCGGCCAGTTCGGCCTCGAGGCGCTCCAGCCGCAACGAGTCGGGCGGTACTTCGGCCGGTGCTACGGCGTCCGCCTCCTCGCGCGCCGGCTGCGCCGGGATGGCGGTGCGCGATTCGCCCTCTTCGGCCACGCTCTGCGGTTCGGCCGTCTCGAGTTCGGCGGCCTGCGCCTCAGCTTCGTCCGCCACCTCTGGCTCGGCCGCAGCGGATTCGGGCTCCGCCGCGTCGTCGATGACCGGTGCGGCCGGCCGGCCCCGCCGACGTGCGGCCAGGACGAGGCATCCACCGCCGAGCACCAGGGCGGAGACGCCCATCGCGCGGGCCGGGGCGGCGAGTTGGGTCTGGTACCCGGCGCTCCCGCCCGCGGCGCCCAGCAGCACGCCGTAGCCGGCCAGCACCGAACGAGGGAACCAGGCCTGCGCCGACTCCGTACCGGGGACTGTTGTTTCGGCCGGGGCATCCACGTGAACAACCGTCCCACCTTGATTCCGGAGTACGGCTCACGACACGCGGGGCACGCCGGGTGCCCCCGGACACGCGACCGGGGCGGCGGACAGATGTCCGCCGCCCCGGCATGAAGCGCTTGATTCAAGTGGCTCCGACGGTCCGGTCGGGGCGTGGGGATCAAGTCACCCCAGGACGACCGGCGGGTGGCCACCGGTCGGGGACGAGCCGCCACCGGAGCTGCCACCCGGGGAGGCAGCGCCACCCAGGGGGCCGCTCGGGGCCGAGCCGCCACCGGACGAGCCACCGCTCTGGCCGCCACCGGACGAGCCGCCGGAGCTACCACCCGGAGCCGTCGGGCTGCTGCCCGAGGAACCGCCGGAGCTACCACCGGGAGCCGTCGGACTGCTGCCCGGGGTGCCGCCACCAGGCGACGCGGCGCCACCCGGAGCGGCGCCCGCGCCACCCGTGGTCGGGGCCTCGTTGGCCGGCGAGGAGGACGTCCCTGCCCCGGCGCCCTTCTTCGACTTCTTGCCCTTCTTCTTCTTATTCACCTTGGTCGGGTGCGTGGCGTGCGTGGCGACACTCGCGTGGGTGTTCGCGTGAGTCGTCGCAGCACCGGCGGAACCGGCCAGCACGACACCGCTCGCGCCGAGCGCGACGGTCAGCAGGCCGGCGGAGGCAATCTTCGAGAAACGACGTTGGTTCATCAGTGAAATTCACTCCTTCGTCGTGGCGTCAGGACACTTGCCGGGACAACGTGGACCCGGGGCTCACGAACATTCGGCAGTTCATGAACTGCGCCCATGTCAACGACGGGTACCCCGTCATTGCGCGGGGCAACCCTTTACCGGCCTGATCTGTAGAACTACTCACAAGCGGGAGACTGCACGCATGAATTCGGACAAATGCCCAGGTGATCTTGGGTTTTCGTCACAGCCGTCGGCTGCAGTCCGACAAGGCAACACCGGCAGTGGTTCGGTCACGTTCGACCGCGCCGCGGACTTCTACGACCGCACCAGAGAGCTACCCACGGAACTGGCGGAAGCACAGACCCGCCTGCTTCACGAGCAACTCAACGGCACCAAGCGCTGCCTGGAGATCGGGGTCGGCACCGGGCGCATCGCGCTGCCGTTGGCTCAGGTCGGCGTCGACATGACCGGAATCGACCTGTCGATCCCGATGCTGGAACGCCTGCTGGCGAAGGAATCCACAGCCGTTCCGGTGGCGGTTGCCGACGCGCGCCGCCTGCCCTTCGCGGCAAACACCTTCGACGCCGTGCTCGCCTGCCACGTGCTGCACCTGGTCGCGGACTGGCCCGCGGCCGTCGAGGACGCGCTACGGGTGCTGCGGCCCGGCGGCACTTTCCTGGTCAGCCAGGGCGGACGGGCAGGCGACGTCCGCGCGAGCGACCTGCGGCGCAGGCTGAGCGAGGCCGCCGGCCTGGCCGAAGGGGCCGACCGGGTCGGCCTGCGCGACCTGGCGGAACTGGACGAACACTGCGCGGGGCGCGGCATCACCGTGCGCCGACTGCCGATGCTCTCCCACACGCGGCGCTGGACGGTGGCGCAGTTCCTCGAGCAGACCGGCGAGGGTTGCTACTCGTGGACCTGGGACATCGACCCCAGCACGTTGCACCGTGCGGTCGCGGCTGTCCGTACCTGGGCCGAACAGGAATGGGGCGATCTGACGGCCACTGCGCTGGGGTCGACGACTGTCACCTGGCACGCGTATTCGCGGCCGGCGTGACGCTCAGGCCTGCGCGGGGACCATCGGCGGCAGCGTCGGGCCCACGACCGCGAGACCGGCCACGAGCGCGTGCAGCTGCTCCAGCCGACTGTGCAACTCCCAGGCAGCCAGGATCGCCTCGTCCAACGCGGATCCCGCGGCGCTGACCGCGTCCAGTGTGGTCTCCGGGTCGCTCACGTCGACCAGTCGCCCGGCGGCGGACTCGGCCTGCAGCCAGTCCTTGATGCTGCCGAACGCCAACGGGAACTTCGCCACCGTCGAGGAGAGGTTCGCGGCCACCCGGTCGACCTCACCGGGATTGCGGATCCACCGGGTCGCGTAGTTCAGCGCGTCCGCGCACTCATCGAGACCGGCGGCGTGGTCGCCCGCGGTGAACGATCGGTCGTAGACATCGGCATGGGTCATTTCATCCCCCGTTGGTCGTGCGGCCAGAAACAGCGCCCAGGCACCGTGCCCGGGCCTCCCTGACAGAGGCCCCCGGCCCCCGATGCCGGTGCCCGGGCGCCTTTCGCATGTCCGCCGGCAAGGGTCGACGCGCCGTCGGACAGGCACTTCGACTGGCCGAAGGGATGATTCGGTTCCAACGTGAGGATGGTTTCTTTCCCGACGTTCGGCCCACCCCGGCGCCTTGATGATCTTGAAATCCGCCCGATCGGCGCGAAGCCGCAGGTCGAGCCCCGGAGTACGACCAAGATTAATGTGCACGAAACACACCGCAGCTAAGGTTTGGGGACGGTAAACTGGGCGAAGCTGGCGAGAAGGCCCCGCACTGGCCTGAACCCCTACCGCGGGCCCTTCAGAACCGTAAGATCATCTTTGCGGCCGAACACGGACATCGTGGCGGCCGGCGGCGGACCGGGTCACACCGGTCGGACCTCGACACTCGGGCGGGTCGAATGTCCAACTGCACCGAAGCTGACCGCGCACACCTGGCGGCCGCGCTCTCCTCGGGCGCGACTGCGACCGCCAGAGCCCTCTCGGCGCGCCTGCGCGCCGAGGAGACGGCGCACGCCGCCGCGCGCGAACTGCCCCGGCGCCACCTGCGGCTGGTCCCTGCCCTGTCCGTAGAGGCCGATCAGGCCTGATCGGCGGCGCGCCACGCGTGCCGGAGGAATGAGCACGGACATCACGAGGTTCTGACCGGACGACGTTGAACCCGGACGGAACGGATCTGTCGTGACCGATGCAGACCTGCACTTTTACTTCGACCCCGTGTGCCCGTTCGCCTGGCTGACCAGCAAGTGGGTCCGCAAGGTGATCGCCCAACGCGACTACACCGTCGAGTGGCGGCTGATCTCGTTGCGGATCGTCAACGAATCGGTCGACTACGAGGCGCACTTCCCGCCGGAGTACCAGGCCTTGCACACCGCGGGCCTGCGGATGCTGCGAGTGGCCGCGGCAGCCCGGGCCGCGTACGGGACCGACGCCGTCGACCGTCTCCAGGCCGCCTACGGGGCACACGTCTTCGAGCGGCCGCCGGCCGCCGACGGCGAACAGCGCCCCGCGATCGGGAGCCGGGAACACGTCGCCCCGGCGTTGGCCGACGCCAGGTTGCCCGAGGCGCTGCTCGACGTCCTCGACGACAGCTCCTGGGACGACGAGATCCGGTCGGAGACCAAGGCCGCCCGGGCCATGACCGGCGACGACGTGGGCACACCGATCCTGCACGTCGACCCGCCCGGCGGGGTCGCGTTCTTCGGCCCGGTCATCAGCCGCATGCCGTCCGACGAGCAGTCCGCCGAACTGTGGGACCACGTGCTCGGGCTGGCCCGCTTCGGTGGGTTCGCCGAGCTCAAGC
It encodes the following:
- a CDS encoding crotonase/enoyl-CoA hydratase family protein, with the protein product MDRVRVYLDGPVAVVTIDRPEVRNAVDPQTAVELCAAFEQVWADDAIRAAVLTGAGGCFCAGYDLAAFAAAGRDPAVLDTLGPGREGPMGPTRSIPRKPVIAAVEGHAVAGGLELALWCDLRVAAFDAVFGVFCRRWGVPLIDGGTVRLPRLVGLGRAMDLILTGRPVDSAEALRIGLADRVVVPGTTLSEAIELARTIAAFPQNCMLADRASAYAQDGLDVAAALAAEAAGGLAVLRSGESRDGAARFAEGAGRHGSFR
- a CDS encoding class I SAM-dependent methyltransferase — translated: MNSDKCPGDLGFSSQPSAAVRQGNTGSGSVTFDRAADFYDRTRELPTELAEAQTRLLHEQLNGTKRCLEIGVGTGRIALPLAQVGVDMTGIDLSIPMLERLLAKESTAVPVAVADARRLPFAANTFDAVLACHVLHLVADWPAAVEDALRVLRPGGTFLVSQGGRAGDVRASDLRRRLSEAAGLAEGADRVGLRDLAELDEHCAGRGITVRRLPMLSHTRRWTVAQFLEQTGEGCYSWTWDIDPSTLHRAVAAVRTWAEQEWGDLTATALGSTTVTWHAYSRPA
- a CDS encoding DsbA family protein, giving the protein MTDADLHFYFDPVCPFAWLTSKWVRKVIAQRDYTVEWRLISLRIVNESVDYEAHFPPEYQALHTAGLRMLRVAAAARAAYGTDAVDRLQAAYGAHVFERPPAADGEQRPAIGSREHVAPALADARLPEALLDVLDDSSWDDEIRSETKAARAMTGDDVGTPILHVDPPGGVAFFGPVISRMPSDEQSAELWDHVLGLARFGGFAELKRSLREQPQLAVYGFAEGELGKVEDWHGGSRRRKEDRGKAAAG